The Leptospira sp. WS39.C2 genome contains a region encoding:
- a CDS encoding glycosyltransferase family 2 protein → MNPKSPLVSIILPTHNRRYLLDRAIQSVLIQTYPHWELHIIDDGSTDETWPYLLSYLPSWNRKIQSFGMYEKSIQVHQTEHRGVSAARNFGIEKSKGDWICLIDSDDEWYRDKLSKQIQFHNEHPEFLFSQTNEIWNKKSNLQEPKGKYKKINGHFLEQSLEICMVTCSSFIAHKKTWESIGFFREEMKICEDYDLWNRILLNGHPIGLLEENLLIRYGGHEDQLSNKFNAIERFRLYSLFSITNELFWDSEKEETRRKSSPNRLPQNPRDLELLKKAIHDRLETVIQGRVKRGKDVTFLTQFQTQFLENQFIPKKDLLTLLDDSLF, encoded by the coding sequence ATGAATCCTAAATCACCTCTTGTATCCATCATTTTACCTACACATAATAGACGTTATCTCTTGGATAGGGCTATCCAATCTGTCCTAATCCAAACTTACCCCCATTGGGAGCTGCATATTATAGATGACGGATCAACGGATGAAACTTGGCCTTATCTATTGTCTTATCTGCCTAGTTGGAACCGGAAAATCCAATCTTTTGGAATGTATGAAAAATCAATCCAAGTCCACCAAACAGAACATAGGGGAGTGAGTGCCGCTCGTAATTTTGGAATCGAAAAGTCGAAAGGAGATTGGATTTGTTTAATCGATTCCGATGATGAATGGTATAGGGATAAACTATCCAAACAAATCCAATTCCACAACGAACATCCAGAATTTTTATTTTCCCAAACTAATGAAATTTGGAACAAAAAAAGCAATCTCCAAGAACCAAAAGGAAAATACAAAAAAATCAATGGCCACTTCTTAGAACAATCATTGGAAATTTGTATGGTGACTTGCTCCAGTTTCATCGCACATAAAAAAACCTGGGAATCAATAGGATTCTTTCGTGAGGAAATGAAAATTTGTGAAGATTATGATTTGTGGAACCGTATCCTTTTAAACGGGCATCCAATCGGACTTCTAGAAGAAAACCTGCTCATACGATATGGAGGCCATGAAGACCAATTATCTAACAAGTTTAATGCGATTGAAAGGTTTCGACTATATTCTTTATTTAGCATAACCAATGAACTGTTCTGGGATTCCGAAAAGGAGGAAACTCGTCGGAAAAGTTCTCCGAATCGATTGCCCCAAAATCCCCGAGACTTAGAATTATTGAAAAAAGCCATTCACGATCGATTGGAGACAGTCATCCAAGGCAGGGTAAAACGAGGGAAAGATGTTACATTTTTAACACAATTCCAAACTCAATTTTTAGAAAACCAGTTCATTCCCAAAAAGGATTTGTTGACTTTGTTAGATGACTCATTATTTTAA
- a CDS encoding 1-aminocyclopropane-1-carboxylate deaminase: MESDHIPFSNLPKGFPDLPVFIQNFSDFYMVRDDKLPFGFGTKWRKTSGILRETMQNGAKEILLWGAAHGNYLASFAYIFRTFGFFVETITYSKDPKLKTYNERLVTHHSHRMHCYANRNLAFEAFKERKLRFGGLVLPEFGIHPGQIPGLVVLWKELEKKIHTKLSDTFHTEPKAGAKAILLLEIGSGVSFVSAYDYFYNSPILVQGVMVGESKDSWYTKHENLQLELGLKKRKIPIENLIEILDENSQLEKRKELIENKKNVTQKKTRFARGQHHHDDLLRTFYEKNNILLEPIYSANSIHYLLKKQNENIEGVPKFPVFYLHQGGQIQHLNSVFPKPFSI, from the coding sequence ATGGAATCAGACCATATTCCCTTTTCGAATTTGCCAAAAGGATTTCCCGATCTTCCTGTTTTCATTCAAAATTTTTCCGATTTTTATATGGTCAGAGACGACAAACTTCCTTTCGGGTTCGGGACTAAGTGGCGAAAAACATCTGGCATACTTCGTGAAACAATGCAAAACGGAGCCAAAGAGATCCTACTTTGGGGAGCCGCACATGGAAATTATTTGGCTAGTTTTGCATACATCTTTCGTACCTTTGGTTTTTTTGTCGAAACCATCACTTACTCTAAAGACCCTAAGTTAAAAACCTATAACGAACGTTTGGTAACTCACCATTCCCATCGAATGCATTGTTATGCGAATCGTAATCTAGCTTTTGAAGCTTTTAAAGAAAGGAAATTAAGATTTGGGGGACTAGTGTTGCCTGAATTTGGAATCCACCCTGGACAAATTCCTGGTTTAGTTGTATTATGGAAGGAATTGGAAAAGAAAATCCATACAAAACTTAGTGATACTTTTCACACTGAACCCAAAGCAGGGGCAAAAGCAATCCTATTATTGGAAATTGGTTCGGGTGTGAGTTTTGTATCCGCGTATGATTACTTTTACAATTCCCCAATCCTTGTCCAAGGAGTGATGGTAGGAGAATCAAAAGATTCATGGTATACAAAACATGAAAATTTACAATTGGAACTTGGTCTTAAGAAAAGGAAAATCCCAATAGAAAATCTAATCGAGATTTTAGATGAAAATTCGCAATTGGAGAAAAGAAAAGAACTGATTGAAAATAAAAAAAACGTCACCCAAAAGAAAACTCGGTTTGCACGAGGGCAACACCACCATGACGACTTACTCCGGACATTTTACGAAAAAAACAATATCCTTTTGGAACCGATTTATAGTGCCAACTCCATACATTATCTCCTAAAAAAACAAAATGAAAACATTGAAGGTGTACCAAAGTTTCCCGTTTTTTACCTCCACCAGGGGGGCCAGATCCAACACCTAAATTCGGTTTTCCCAAAACCATTTTCAATATGA
- the lepA gene encoding translation elongation factor 4, whose amino-acid sequence MNERQKFTRNFSIIAHVDHGKSTLADRLLEIGLVTDQRTKKDQILDSMDIERERGITIKANNASFDYHAKDGNVYHLNLIDTPGHVDFTYEVSRSLAACEGVLLIVDASQGVEAQTLANLYLAMDLDLRIIPVINKIDLPSADIDKCKLMIEESLGLNPDEAIPISAKTGLNVQDVLEAICYLLPPPIGDVDAPLKALIYDSFFDTYMGVVAKVRLYDGKLRKGEMIHMMNIGRQFTVTEVGINRLSMVACEELQAGDVGYVVAGMKKMGDAKTGDTITHANRQTAEDVKGFKDAKPMVFAGLFPINGEDFDALVDAIEKLKLNDSALTFERENSAALGFGFRVGYLGLLHMEIVQERLEREFNLALITTAPSVKFRITTTKDDVIEVDNPSKWPDPILIGKSEEPFVKATIIAPESYVGNIMSLVIEKRGIHLDTVYLSKDKLQLTYELPLAELIFEFYDKLKSYTKGYASLDYEEVGYRDSKLVRMDILVNGEPVDALSSIVHKTKAEERGRVIIEKLKDLIPRHQFMIPLQAAIGSKVVARESISALRKNVTAKCYGGDISRKKKLLEKQKEGKKRMKQIGNVEIPQEAFLSILKTGD is encoded by the coding sequence GTGAACGAACGCCAAAAATTCACCCGCAATTTTTCCATCATTGCCCATGTCGACCACGGGAAGTCCACTCTGGCGGATCGTTTGCTTGAGATTGGTCTTGTCACGGACCAACGCACGAAAAAAGACCAAATCCTCGATTCCATGGACATCGAAAGGGAACGTGGGATCACGATCAAAGCAAACAATGCTTCCTTTGATTATCACGCCAAAGACGGAAACGTCTACCACCTGAATTTAATTGATACCCCGGGCCACGTAGACTTTACGTACGAAGTGTCCCGTTCTCTTGCTGCCTGCGAAGGAGTTCTCCTCATCGTGGATGCAAGCCAAGGGGTTGAAGCCCAAACACTGGCGAATCTTTACCTCGCGATGGACCTAGACCTTCGCATCATCCCTGTCATCAATAAAATTGACCTTCCCTCCGCAGACATTGATAAATGCAAACTCATGATCGAAGAGTCGCTTGGGCTGAACCCAGACGAGGCAATACCGATTTCGGCAAAAACAGGACTTAATGTTCAAGATGTATTAGAAGCCATTTGTTATTTATTACCTCCACCTATTGGAGATGTGGATGCTCCACTGAAAGCTCTTATTTACGATTCCTTTTTTGATACCTATATGGGTGTTGTCGCCAAAGTTCGGTTATATGACGGTAAACTGAGGAAAGGTGAAATGATCCACATGATGAACATTGGACGTCAATTCACAGTGACAGAGGTTGGAATCAACCGTCTCTCTATGGTGGCTTGCGAAGAACTCCAAGCAGGTGATGTAGGGTATGTGGTCGCTGGGATGAAAAAGATGGGAGATGCCAAAACGGGAGATACCATCACTCATGCCAATCGCCAAACAGCAGAAGACGTAAAAGGGTTTAAAGACGCAAAACCTATGGTATTTGCGGGACTATTTCCGATCAACGGGGAAGACTTTGACGCCCTTGTAGATGCAATCGAAAAACTAAAGTTAAACGACTCTGCTCTTACCTTTGAAAGGGAAAATTCGGCAGCCCTAGGATTTGGTTTCCGTGTAGGTTACCTTGGCCTCCTCCACATGGAAATTGTACAAGAACGTTTGGAAAGAGAATTTAACCTTGCTCTCATCACAACAGCTCCATCGGTAAAATTTCGCATCACGACTACAAAAGATGATGTGATCGAAGTGGATAACCCTAGTAAATGGCCAGACCCCATTCTCATCGGAAAATCGGAAGAACCCTTTGTCAAAGCAACCATCATTGCCCCAGAATCCTATGTAGGCAATATCATGTCCCTCGTGATTGAAAAACGTGGGATCCATTTGGACACAGTGTATTTATCAAAAGACAAATTGCAGTTAACCTATGAACTTCCCTTAGCGGAATTGATCTTCGAATTTTATGACAAACTAAAATCATATACCAAAGGTTATGCGTCGCTTGACTATGAAGAAGTTGGGTATAGAGATTCAAAACTTGTGCGTATGGACATCCTTGTGAATGGGGAACCTGTCGATGCACTTTCTTCCATTGTACATAAAACAAAAGCAGAAGAAAGGGGAAGGGTCATCATCGAAAAACTAAAAGACCTGATTCCTCGCCACCAATTTATGATCCCACTACAAGCAGCCATTGGCTCCAAAGTGGTAGCGCGGGAAAGTATCTCTGCCCTACGTAAAAACGTAACTGCCAAATGTTACGGTGGTGATATCTCTCGTAAGAAAAAACTCTTAGAAAAACAAAAAGAAGGAAAGAAGAGAATGAAACAAATCGGAAACGTGGAAATCCCACAGGAAGCCTTTTTGTCCATTCTCAAAACGGGAGACTAA